The Armatimonas rosea genome includes a window with the following:
- a CDS encoding DUF1854 domain-containing protein, producing the protein MTNLQLFYDPPGVLRLTVDDERSYPKVALYQSSPLRRPGRFLSLLDGKSEEIALVPSLDDLMPESRKVAERELARRYLTAKIQVLTSVRQEFGVTYWHAVTDRGERDFVVQNLSESCLWLSETHLLIIDADNNRFEIPDRGALDTASQRLLDSVL; encoded by the coding sequence CGGTGTCCTGCGTCTCACGGTGGACGACGAGCGCTCCTACCCCAAGGTGGCGCTCTACCAGTCGTCGCCGCTCCGCAGGCCGGGGAGGTTTCTCTCGCTCCTGGATGGCAAGAGCGAGGAGATCGCGCTCGTGCCGTCGCTGGACGACCTTATGCCTGAGAGCCGAAAGGTCGCGGAGCGGGAGCTGGCGCGGCGCTATCTCACGGCTAAGATTCAGGTGCTCACGAGTGTCCGGCAAGAGTTTGGGGTGACCTACTGGCACGCCGTCACCGACCGGGGCGAGCGGGACTTTGTGGTGCAGAACCTCTCGGAGTCCTGCCTCTGGCTCTCGGAGACACACCTGTTGATCATCGACGCCGACAACAACCGCTTTGAGATCCCGGACCGGGGCGCACTGGACACGGCGAGCCAGCGTCTGCTAGACTCCGTGCTATGA
- a CDS encoding GNAT family N-acetyltransferase: MTVARATSAELPALAALYDDTVRWLSERGVSQWQVGEHSVERLAQTDAYVAWEDKRAVGGFLFVPPDPVLWPDTDTVAARYLAGLVLARSHAGQGQALLTEAACHAATPRLRLDCWDGNEALKAFYTRAGFTDCGTVPEQTWVVRRFEKEFGEGRQ, translated from the coding sequence ATGACGGTTGCGCGCGCCACTTCTGCGGAGCTGCCCGCCCTCGCGGCCCTCTACGACGATACCGTGCGCTGGCTGAGCGAGCGGGGTGTGTCGCAGTGGCAGGTGGGGGAGCACTCCGTGGAGCGCCTTGCCCAGACCGACGCCTATGTGGCGTGGGAAGACAAGCGGGCGGTGGGGGGCTTTCTCTTTGTCCCGCCCGACCCCGTGCTCTGGCCCGATACCGACACGGTCGCGGCCCGCTATCTCGCGGGGCTCGTGCTGGCCCGGAGCCATGCAGGGCAAGGCCAGGCGCTCCTCACCGAGGCGGCATGCCACGCGGCCACGCCCCGGCTCCGGCTGGACTGCTGGGACGGCAACGAGGCGCTCAAGGCGTTTTACACCCGCGCGGGATTTACCGATTGCGGCACCGTGCCGGAACAAACATGGGTAGTCCGGCGCTTTGAGAAAGAGTTCGGAGAGGGAAGACAATGA
- a CDS encoding phosphotransferase: MTEPLLSPELRVRLEEALGRRIVGATRRTGGYSLALRLRLELADGTFVFAKVATTEPTANWLRREAVVYQALGSQPFLAEFRGWSDHGAQPFLLLEDLSEAHWPPPWTSARIDSVLTALAAVRRAPLPPNTPPLEAERLVLTRWAELAAAPEPLLSLGLCSAAWLDHALPSLLDAESQLVLSGESLVHLDIRSDNLCFVGERAVIVDWNWSCVGNPDADLACWLPSLHAEGGPLPETLLPDAAPWAAALAGFFGCQAGLPPPEGAPTVRTVQRTQLESALPWAARALGLPTP, translated from the coding sequence ATGACGGAGCCACTCTTAAGCCCCGAGCTACGCGTCCGACTCGAGGAGGCACTCGGGCGGCGCATCGTCGGAGCCACGCGCCGCACAGGAGGCTACTCGCTCGCCCTCCGCCTACGGCTAGAGCTCGCCGATGGGACGTTCGTCTTCGCCAAGGTCGCGACCACCGAGCCGACCGCAAACTGGCTGCGCCGCGAGGCCGTGGTCTACCAGGCGCTGGGCTCCCAGCCGTTTCTCGCGGAGTTCCGAGGCTGGAGCGACCACGGGGCGCAGCCCTTTCTGCTCCTGGAAGACCTGAGCGAGGCGCACTGGCCGCCGCCGTGGACTTCCGCCCGCATCGACTCCGTCCTCACCGCCCTCGCCGCGGTTCGGCGTGCGCCGCTTCCTCCCAACACGCCGCCACTGGAGGCCGAGCGCCTGGTTCTGACACGCTGGGCGGAGCTCGCCGCCGCCCCGGAGCCCCTTCTCTCACTGGGGCTCTGTAGCGCCGCTTGGCTGGACCACGCCCTGCCGTCGCTGCTGGACGCCGAGAGCCAGCTGGTGCTTTCGGGCGAGAGCCTCGTGCACCTCGATATTCGCTCGGACAACCTCTGCTTTGTCGGGGAGCGTGCGGTGATTGTCGATTGGAACTGGTCGTGCGTGGGCAACCCCGACGCCGATCTCGCCTGCTGGCTTCCCAGCCTGCACGCCGAGGGCGGCCCGCTCCCCGAGACCCTCCTGCCCGATGCCGCACCATGGGCCGCCGCGCTCGCCGGGTTCTTCGGCTGCCAGGCGGGCCTGCCGCCCCCCGAAGGCGCCCCGACCGTCCGCACGGTCCAGCGCACCCAGCTTGAGTCCGCGCTGCCCTGGGCCGCGCGTGCTCTGGGGCTTCCTACCCCCTAG
- a CDS encoding SMI1/KNR4 family protein gives MEENTPDEPIHEQIRALIAEHGDPKSFTGGVSLEVVREIESDLAIKLPEGYIWFLQNYGHGSIFGSEILGTGFVKPYSVVKSTLYYRERGMPSHFVTLMLCDEFHYCLDTETGKIMNWSPYESGIYLTAESFLAFFLDELENAVLNMYD, from the coding sequence ATGGAAGAAAATACTCCCGACGAACCCATTCACGAACAAATCCGTGCGCTCATTGCAGAACACGGCGACCCAAAATCCTTCACCGGCGGCGTCTCTCTTGAGGTCGTACGGGAGATTGAAAGCGATCTAGCCATCAAGCTCCCCGAGGGCTACATCTGGTTTCTCCAGAACTACGGCCACGGCAGCATCTTTGGCTCAGAAATTCTGGGCACGGGCTTCGTGAAGCCGTACAGCGTTGTCAAGTCGACACTCTACTACCGAGAGCGTGGCATGCCCTCACACTTTGTCACTCTCATGCTATGCGATGAGTTTCACTACTGCCTCGATACAGAGACAGGCAAGATCATGAACTGGAGCCCCTATGAGTCGGGTATCTACCTGACTGCGGAGAGCTTCTTGGCGTTCTTTCTCGACGAGCTTGAAAACGCCGTGCTGAATATGTACGACTGA
- a CDS encoding lysophospholipid acyltransferase family protein: MTFKVRALSGVIAGLVRLLAGTARLTIEGEEAAMASLKENNGGILVTWHGRTLIPLYRYRNRGYWALVSLSRDGDIQARNFANFGFQIVRGSTGRGGDRAAVQMLRELKKGGVLAFTPDGPRGPARKVQPGVVFFARRSGKPILPLVATATPGKRLTTWDDYLLPAPFSRAAWVFGEPIFVAADESDEDACRRVEEALNACEAKAEGMLNPPGHS; this comes from the coding sequence TTGACGTTTAAGGTGCGGGCGCTCTCGGGGGTGATCGCGGGGCTGGTGCGGCTGCTTGCCGGGACGGCACGCCTTACCATCGAGGGCGAAGAGGCGGCGATGGCGAGCCTGAAGGAGAATAACGGGGGGATTCTGGTGACCTGGCACGGGCGCACCCTGATCCCGCTCTACCGCTACCGCAACCGGGGCTACTGGGCGCTGGTCTCGCTCTCCCGCGACGGTGATATCCAGGCGCGCAACTTTGCCAACTTCGGCTTCCAGATTGTCCGCGGCTCCACCGGCCGGGGCGGCGACCGCGCCGCGGTGCAGATGCTCCGTGAGCTGAAAAAAGGCGGGGTCCTCGCCTTCACCCCCGACGGTCCCCGTGGCCCCGCGCGCAAGGTCCAGCCCGGCGTGGTCTTCTTCGCCCGGCGCTCGGGGAAGCCCATCCTCCCGCTGGTCGCCACCGCCACCCCCGGCAAGCGCCTCACCACCTGGGACGACTACCTCCTCCCCGCCCCCTTCAGCCGCGCCGCCTGGGTCTTCGGGGAGCCGATCTTTGTCGCCGCCGACGAGTCCGACGAGGACGCGTGCCGCCGGGTGGAGGAGGCGCTCAATGCGTGTGAAGCCAAGGCGGAGGGGATGCTGAACCCACCCGGCCACTCGTAG
- a CDS encoding ABC transporter ATP-binding protein, whose translation MDSPAPSDRQALIRRLLAFIAPFRKQLTLGLLCSAVSAAALPIALKQLTDFLGRARAAGTQTPALLADVTHVGLTIVGAYTGLLLFRFFQGLFLSEVAQRVGMGIRSAVFTHLQRMPLSFFHSQRTGALLATLTNDVNRLQNAAMLLRDGVVLPVQALLYLGTMLWSSLEMAVVTLVAVPLMVGVIHLITKKLRALSTESQNRLAEATSILSETLSAPRVVQAFSAEEREVARFNQANDGAFQAAMRGIRRTSLLTPTVDWIGAVALALILYAGVYFRVPTDRFLMFVAMANLLANSISGFGNVRGQFEELLGAADRIFTQVLDVVPSIRDADNATELPPLSGRIVFEDVSFGYAEDKPVLSQVSLTIEPGEVVAFVGPTGAGKSTLADLIPRFNDPTCGRVLVDGVDIRTVTIASLRQQIGIVPQDSILFSGTIASNIAYGKPGATEQEITAAACAANAHDFIQAQADGYQTVVGERGTTLSGGQKQRLAIARALLTNPHILIFDEATSALDTQTESVVQEALGTWFKGRTTLIIAHRLSTIVNADKIVVLQEGKIAEVGTHTELLATGGLYSLLYNAQQRGLSA comes from the coding sequence ATGGACTCCCCTGCACCGTCGGATCGGCAAGCGCTGATCCGGCGGCTTCTTGCCTTTATCGCCCCCTTTCGCAAGCAGCTCACCCTTGGCTTGCTCTGTAGCGCGGTCTCTGCCGCCGCCCTCCCTATCGCCCTCAAGCAGCTCACGGACTTCCTGGGTAGAGCGCGGGCAGCGGGCACCCAGACCCCCGCGCTCCTGGCCGATGTGACCCATGTCGGGCTCACCATTGTGGGAGCCTATACCGGTCTGCTGCTCTTTCGGTTCTTCCAAGGTCTCTTTCTCTCCGAGGTTGCGCAGCGGGTGGGGATGGGGATTCGGAGCGCGGTCTTCACGCACCTCCAGCGGATGCCGCTCTCGTTTTTCCATAGCCAGCGCACGGGAGCGCTCCTCGCGACCCTCACCAACGATGTCAACCGGCTACAAAACGCCGCGATGCTCTTGCGCGATGGGGTTGTCCTCCCGGTCCAGGCACTGCTCTACCTAGGCACCATGCTGTGGTCGTCGCTGGAGATGGCGGTCGTGACCCTGGTGGCGGTTCCGCTCATGGTGGGGGTGATCCACCTCATCACCAAGAAGCTCCGCGCCCTCTCGACGGAGTCACAGAACCGCCTGGCCGAGGCGACCAGCATTCTGAGCGAGACGCTCTCGGCACCGCGGGTGGTCCAGGCGTTCTCCGCCGAGGAGCGCGAGGTCGCCCGCTTCAACCAGGCCAACGACGGTGCCTTCCAAGCCGCGATGCGTGGCATCCGGCGCACGTCGCTGCTGACCCCCACGGTAGACTGGATCGGGGCCGTGGCGCTGGCACTGATCCTCTATGCCGGGGTCTACTTCCGGGTTCCCACCGACCGGTTCTTGATGTTTGTGGCGATGGCCAACCTCCTGGCGAACTCGATCAGCGGCTTTGGCAATGTCCGTGGCCAGTTTGAGGAGCTCCTCGGGGCGGCGGACCGGATCTTTACCCAAGTGCTCGATGTGGTCCCCAGTATCCGCGATGCCGACAACGCCACGGAGCTCCCGCCGCTCTCCGGGCGGATTGTCTTTGAGGACGTGAGCTTTGGCTACGCGGAGGACAAGCCTGTGCTGAGCCAAGTCTCGCTGACCATCGAGCCGGGCGAGGTGGTCGCCTTTGTGGGGCCGACCGGCGCGGGCAAGTCCACCCTCGCCGATCTCATCCCGCGCTTCAACGACCCGACCTGCGGCCGTGTCCTGGTCGATGGGGTCGATATCCGCACCGTGACCATCGCCTCGCTCCGCCAGCAGATTGGGATTGTCCCTCAAGACAGCATTCTCTTCTCCGGGACCATCGCCAGCAATATCGCCTACGGCAAGCCCGGTGCCACCGAGCAAGAGATTACCGCCGCCGCCTGCGCTGCCAACGCCCACGACTTCATCCAGGCCCAAGCCGACGGCTACCAGACCGTTGTTGGGGAGCGTGGGACGACCCTCTCGGGCGGTCAAAAACAGCGCCTTGCGATCGCCCGTGCGCTCCTGACCAACCCCCATATCCTGATCTTCGACGAGGCCACCAGCGCCCTGGATACCCAGACAGAGAGCGTGGTGCAGGAGGCGCTGGGGACCTGGTTCAAGGGCCGTACGACCCTGATTATCGCTCACCGCCTCTCGACCATTGTCAATGCCGATAAGATTGTCGTGCTCCAAGAGGGCAAGATCGCGGAGGTCGGGACGCACACGGAGCTGCTCGCCACCGGCGGGCTCTACAGCCTGCTCTACAACGCACAACAACGAGGACTTAGCGCATGA
- a CDS encoding fumarylacetoacetate hydrolase family protein has translation MEIFRYQHPEHGPRLGAETSEGFFDLTAHDPEVFASISSWLAHERPAEIALLAESAVSSYSEIDPEWKILPPVDGQMEVWAAGVTYEDSKRARMSESEGGGDFYDKVYTAERPELFFKANPWRVIAPGDPVQIRPDSRWDVPEPELTLVLCSAGRIVGVTVGNDMSSRSIEGENPLYLPQAKCYTGACAVGPTIRIVDVEIDLKNLAVKLEISRAGAVAFTGETSTSRMKRTPSELAEWLFKTLPFPDGALLMTGTGLIPPDTFTLQSGDTVTISIEGVGTLINSVA, from the coding sequence GTGGAAATCTTTCGCTACCAGCACCCTGAGCATGGCCCACGCCTCGGTGCAGAGACCTCTGAGGGCTTCTTTGACCTGACCGCACACGACCCCGAGGTATTTGCCTCGATCTCGTCCTGGCTGGCACACGAGCGTCCGGCCGAGATCGCGCTGCTCGCGGAGTCGGCGGTGAGCAGCTACTCTGAGATCGATCCCGAGTGGAAGATCCTACCGCCAGTCGATGGACAGATGGAGGTCTGGGCCGCTGGAGTGACCTACGAGGACTCCAAGCGCGCCCGCATGTCCGAGTCCGAGGGAGGCGGGGATTTCTACGACAAGGTCTACACAGCAGAGCGCCCCGAGCTCTTCTTCAAGGCCAATCCCTGGCGCGTGATCGCCCCCGGCGACCCGGTCCAGATCCGCCCGGACTCCCGCTGGGATGTCCCCGAGCCCGAGCTCACCCTGGTACTCTGCTCCGCAGGGAGGATTGTGGGTGTCACGGTCGGGAATGACATGTCGTCGCGCTCCATCGAGGGCGAGAACCCGCTCTATCTGCCGCAGGCCAAGTGCTACACGGGCGCGTGCGCGGTCGGCCCGACCATCCGTATCGTGGATGTGGAGATCGACCTGAAGAACCTGGCGGTCAAGCTGGAGATCAGCCGTGCGGGGGCAGTGGCCTTCACCGGCGAGACCAGTACTTCTCGCATGAAGCGCACGCCGTCGGAGCTGGCCGAGTGGCTCTTCAAGACCCTTCCCTTCCCCGATGGCGCGCTCCTGATGACCGGCACGGGGCTGATCCCGCCGGACACCTTCACGCTCCAGAGCGGCGACACCGTCACTATCTCCATCGAAGGAGTTGGAACACTCATCAACTCGGTGGCGTAG
- a CDS encoding aspartyl protease family protein, with protein MPFLPQAPPAQAAPSVAYELPFTLEGYLIVVEGKVNGQPAKLILDSGAGAGLYTPKSAEKLQLQSVGQTLVGGGGEKLVPAKITTARIELGGAVQEKQLGVILDLPSGSKAEFDGIVGYPFLKNYVVQIDYAAKRVRFIEPARFSPDPKADMLPMNLRMNIPEIPGTIDGLAGSLRLDTGFSGTLTFTSPTVQKNELTKKYPKRIETVLGQGLGGVTTGEVTRVKTLELGKTKVQGVVTGLSADKSGALADTGTIALLGGEVLSRFTLTLDYPGKRVFLTPNADLGKPFVFSRAGLAGIFEGDGFKVLTVVPGGPAEAVGIAKGAVLLAMNGEPTKGMGLSRSRELFRQEPGTALKVRVRSAEGTEREVVLVLKDVL; from the coding sequence ATGCCGTTTTTGCCGCAAGCGCCCCCCGCGCAAGCCGCCCCGAGTGTTGCCTACGAGCTGCCCTTCACCCTAGAGGGCTACCTGATCGTTGTCGAAGGAAAGGTCAATGGCCAGCCGGCCAAGCTGATCCTCGACTCCGGCGCGGGTGCCGGGCTCTACACACCCAAGTCCGCTGAGAAGCTCCAGCTCCAGTCGGTGGGCCAGACCCTTGTCGGCGGTGGTGGGGAGAAGCTCGTGCCCGCTAAGATCACGACTGCGCGGATCGAGCTGGGCGGGGCGGTGCAGGAGAAGCAGCTCGGCGTGATCCTGGACCTTCCCAGCGGCTCCAAGGCGGAGTTCGATGGGATCGTGGGCTACCCGTTCCTGAAAAACTACGTGGTGCAGATCGACTACGCGGCCAAGCGGGTGCGCTTTATCGAGCCCGCACGCTTCTCGCCCGATCCCAAGGCCGACATGCTCCCGATGAACCTGCGGATGAATATCCCCGAGATTCCGGGCACGATCGACGGCCTCGCGGGGAGCCTGCGTCTCGATACGGGCTTCTCCGGCACCCTGACCTTCACATCGCCGACCGTCCAGAAAAACGAGCTGACGAAAAAATACCCCAAGCGCATCGAGACGGTCCTGGGCCAAGGACTGGGAGGCGTGACTACCGGGGAGGTCACCCGTGTGAAGACCCTGGAGCTCGGAAAAACGAAAGTGCAGGGCGTGGTCACCGGGCTCTCGGCCGATAAAAGCGGCGCTCTGGCGGACACGGGGACGATCGCGCTGCTCGGGGGGGAGGTGCTCTCTCGCTTCACCCTGACCCTGGACTATCCGGGCAAGCGGGTCTTTCTGACCCCGAATGCGGACTTGGGGAAGCCCTTTGTCTTCTCCCGAGCCGGCCTCGCGGGCATCTTTGAGGGCGACGGCTTCAAGGTCCTGACTGTCGTCCCGGGTGGCCCAGCGGAGGCGGTCGGCATTGCCAAGGGAGCCGTCTTGCTGGCGATGAACGGGGAGCCAACCAAGGGAATGGGGCTGAGCCGGAGCCGCGAGCTCTTCCGACAGGAGCCAGGAACAGCGCTAAAGGTGCGGGTGCGGAGTGCCGAAGGAACCGAGCGTGAGGTGGTTTTAGTCCTCAAAGACGTGCTATAG
- the ychF gene encoding redox-regulated ATPase YchF — translation MALGVGIVGLPNVGKSTLFNAITKAGAVAANYPFATIDKNVGIVSLPDERLGILATLYLKGNRTPSPVPTYVEFVDIAGLVKGAHKGEGLGNQFLANIREVAAIAHVVRCFESEEIVHVEGRVDPVGDAITINLELALADLQSLEKRMDRLRKNARANKDDAALLPLIERLLEHLSAGKPARTFTEGEPEVRAKFFKETGLLTAKPMIYVANVPDSDLPDGANNAHVIGLKKLAAEEGMDVVPISAQIEAELSELDPEEALVFLNDLGLSEPGLNRLVRVAYRMLGLQTFLTAGEKEVRAWTIRQGDKAPTAAGVIHTDLERTFVRALVIDWQKLVEAGSIAAAREHGWLRTEGKDYVMQEGDVVEFLCSG, via the coding sequence ATGGCACTAGGAGTCGGCATTGTCGGACTGCCCAACGTGGGCAAGTCCACTCTCTTTAACGCAATCACCAAGGCGGGCGCGGTCGCGGCCAACTACCCGTTTGCGACTATCGATAAGAACGTAGGGATCGTCTCCCTGCCCGATGAGCGGCTGGGAATCCTGGCCACGCTCTACCTCAAGGGCAATCGAACCCCCTCGCCCGTCCCGACCTATGTCGAGTTTGTCGATATCGCCGGGCTGGTGAAGGGGGCGCATAAAGGGGAGGGCCTGGGCAACCAGTTCCTCGCCAATATCCGCGAGGTCGCCGCAATCGCCCACGTGGTGCGCTGCTTCGAGAGCGAGGAGATTGTCCATGTGGAGGGGCGCGTCGATCCCGTCGGGGATGCGATCACCATCAACCTGGAGCTGGCCCTCGCCGATCTGCAGAGCCTGGAGAAGCGCATGGACCGGCTCCGCAAGAACGCCCGGGCCAACAAAGACGACGCCGCGCTCCTGCCCTTGATCGAGCGCCTCCTGGAGCACCTGAGCGCGGGCAAGCCCGCCCGGACATTCACGGAGGGCGAGCCCGAGGTTCGGGCGAAGTTCTTCAAAGAGACCGGCCTACTCACCGCTAAGCCGATGATCTATGTCGCCAATGTCCCCGACTCCGACCTGCCCGATGGGGCCAACAATGCCCATGTCATCGGGCTAAAGAAGCTCGCCGCCGAAGAGGGGATGGATGTTGTTCCCATCTCGGCGCAGATCGAAGCGGAGCTCTCTGAGCTCGACCCAGAGGAGGCGCTGGTCTTCCTCAACGATTTAGGCCTGAGCGAGCCGGGCCTAAACCGACTGGTGCGGGTCGCCTACCGGATGCTGGGGCTCCAGACCTTCCTCACCGCGGGGGAGAAGGAAGTGCGTGCCTGGACCATTCGCCAGGGCGACAAAGCCCCCACAGCCGCCGGGGTCATCCACACCGATCTGGAGCGCACCTTTGTCCGAGCCCTGGTCATTGACTGGCAGAAGCTTGTTGAGGCAGGCAGTATCGCCGCCGCACGTGAGCACGGCTGGCTCCGCACGGAGGGCAAGGACTACGTCATGCAAGAGGGCGATGTGGTCGAGTTCCTCTGCTCCGGCTAG